The genomic segment CTACGCCACCAATCGCGGCGACGCGAACGAGATCGTCGCGTTTTCGGTCGATCCGAACAATGGTCATCTGAAACTCATCAAGCGTTATCCGACGCTCGGCAAGACCCCGCGCGAATTCGCGATCGATCCGACCGGGCGCTGGCTGATCGTCGGCAATCAGGAGAGCGACAGCGCGTATTTCTTCCGTCGCGATCCGCAGACGGGCGAACTCGCGTCGGACCCGAAACGACTGTCGATCGGCTCGCCGGTCGACTTCAAGTTCGTGTCGCCGTCGTGACGCGCTGATCGGTACGATCGACGACGTTCCTGCGTTGGCCTTCTCGGATTCGCATCGCGACGTCAGGCCGATCGGCTCCGCGCGTGACGGGCGCGCTACGAGTTCTAGTACGATGCATGTCCGATGCGCCTTTGCTGCCGCATCCGACTGAAAGGTGTACTGAGGAAATCGAAAGGTAATGGCAGGGAACGCAAGATTGAACACGACTCGCACGTTCGGCGCGCCCGAACGCCCGCTCAAGCGCGACGAGAGCGCGCCGCCGGGATTCATCAGCGCATTCGGCTTCGCGGGCGGCGAGGCGCTGCGGCTTTCGTGGGACGAAGCGCGCGCGTCCGTCGCGGGCGATGGCCCGACGTGGCTGCATCTGTCCGCGAACGACGACACCGTCGAAGGCTGGCTCGAAGGCGTCACCTCGATGCCGGATGTCGCGCGCGAGTTTCTCAACGGCGAGGACAAGCGCCCGCGCGTGCATATCGGGTCGAACTTCGTGTATGGCGTGGTCGCGGATCTGGAACTCGTCGCGAAGACGCCGGATGCCGCCGCGCCCGGCGCGCGCGAGGCGAACCGCGCGACCGGCGCGCTGCGCTTTTACGTCGACCGGCACCGCATGATCACCGTGCGCGCGCGGCCGCTGCAATCGACCGACCGGCTGCGTCACGCCGTGCTCGAAGGCGCGATCTTCCGCGATACCGTCGATCTCTTCGCGGGCCTCATTCGCGCGCTGAACGATACCTTCGCGGACCGCATCGATGAAATCGGCGACTGTCTCGACGACGTCGAGGAAAGCGTGCTGGAGGGCGGGCATTCGAAATGCCGCGCGCTGCTGGGCGACGTGAGGCGGCGTATCGTGGAGGTGAAACGCTTCATCGATCCCGAGCGCAACGCGCTGACGCAGCTCGTGTTGCGCAGGCTGGAATGGGCCGAGCCGCGCTCGATGGAAGCGCTCGTGCAGGCGATACAGGTGCTGAATGGACTCGGCGGCGGTCTGGAAGGGCTCTACGAACGCGCGAAGCTGTTGCAGGATGAAATCGCCGCGGCGCTTTCGGAGGATATCAACCGCAAGCTGCTGTGGCTCGCGATCATGTCCGCGTTGCTGTTGCCCGCCACGCTCGTGACGGGCATCTTCGGCATGAACGTGGCGGGCTTGCCGGGCACGCACGATCCGGTTTCGTTCTGGGTCGTGATCGGCGTGATGGCGGGGTGCGCCGCCATCACGATCTTTCTGCTGCGCCGCCTGCGGCTCTGGTAGCCGTCACTCCGCCGGGCCGGGCGGCGCGAGCACTTCGCGGTTGCCGTTGTTGCTCATCGACGAGACCAGGCCCGCGCTTTCCATCTGCTCGACGAGGCGCGCCGCGCGGTTATAGCCGATGCGCAACTGCCGCTGCACCGACGATATCGACGCGCGCCGCGTACGCACGACGAACGCCACGGCTTCGTCGTAGAGCGGATCGGCTTCGGCGTCGGGCGAATCGCCGAACAGGTCCTGCGTGCCGCCTTCGGACGTCGGCCCGGACAGAATGCCTTCCTCGTACTCCGGCTCGCCGAACTGCTTCAGATACTCGACCACGCGGTGCACTTCGTCGTCCGCGACGAACGCAC from the Caballeronia sp. NK8 genome contains:
- a CDS encoding transporter, which produces MNTTRTFGAPERPLKRDESAPPGFISAFGFAGGEALRLSWDEARASVAGDGPTWLHLSANDDTVEGWLEGVTSMPDVAREFLNGEDKRPRVHIGSNFVYGVVADLELVAKTPDAAAPGAREANRATGALRFYVDRHRMITVRARPLQSTDRLRHAVLEGAIFRDTVDLFAGLIRALNDTFADRIDEIGDCLDDVEESVLEGGHSKCRALLGDVRRRIVEVKRFIDPERNALTQLVLRRLEWAEPRSMEALVQAIQVLNGLGGGLEGLYERAKLLQDEIAAALSEDINRKLLWLAIMSALLLPATLVTGIFGMNVAGLPGTHDPVSFWVVIGVMAGCAAITIFLLRRLRLW